A single Mangrovimonas sp. YM274 DNA region contains:
- a CDS encoding T9SS type A sorting domain-containing protein produces the protein MLKKLPFLLFVFALNLNAQTFLLSNENIFITPTVSSADVGDYDDDGDLDIILMGLVDGSISTQIYDNNGAGNFSLSTIDLGENYRNGQVEFLDYDNDNDLDVFISGLTLSGGKSRLYTNELGVFTEVPFVFGGDTINNQFCWGDLDNDGDLDLILMGNFQAMENYAYVYRNDGGGNFTSLTHSFLALSQGAIRMADLDNDGYNDVVVGGIQGEMAVVSYLEVYKNNGDFNFTQELSLEGFFNGDLELRDCNNDGLIDIIKNGTTDDGDATRMYLNSGDFEFSENVSVSFASVGDFANMVSADYDGNGELDFLVSGREQPYTELNFSTSIYANDGDLTLSENVTSGISNGSFNDIEIGDFDNDHDVDVFIMNGNACNTFSNKSTNENIIPNPPTGLSVEILENEVVLSWESGWDSESPIEQLSYNVYVGTITEGTDVVTPESNISSGYRKVVKLGNAQYKSQFSLLDLPDGTYYWAVQSIDNQYEGSEFSLENSFEVNSLGVNENVLSGSIRCFPNPVQNQLNIVSSRKIKQVNVYTTLGQELMSTNGSTLDVVIDFSAMKSGMYFVEIVCDDFSNYLQKVFKK, from the coding sequence ATGCTTAAAAAATTACCATTCCTACTTTTTGTTTTTGCTCTGAATCTTAATGCACAAACATTTCTTCTTTCAAATGAAAACATTTTTATAACACCTACCGTTTCAAGTGCCGATGTTGGGGATTATGATGACGATGGCGATTTGGATATCATTTTGATGGGGCTTGTTGATGGCAGTATTTCTACACAGATTTATGATAACAATGGAGCAGGTAATTTTTCATTAAGCACAATTGATCTTGGAGAAAATTATAGAAATGGGCAGGTTGAATTTTTGGATTATGATAATGACAATGACTTAGATGTTTTTATTTCAGGATTGACTTTATCTGGAGGGAAATCAAGATTGTATACTAATGAATTAGGGGTGTTTACGGAAGTTCCGTTCGTGTTTGGAGGAGATACTATCAACAATCAATTTTGTTGGGGAGACCTAGATAATGATGGGGATTTGGATTTGATTTTAATGGGGAATTTTCAAGCTATGGAAAATTATGCTTATGTGTACAGAAATGATGGAGGTGGCAATTTTACAAGTCTAACCCATTCTTTTTTAGCCTTAAGCCAAGGTGCAATTAGAATGGCAGATTTGGATAATGATGGCTATAATGATGTTGTTGTTGGCGGTATTCAAGGAGAGATGGCTGTGGTTTCTTATTTGGAGGTTTACAAAAATAATGGGGATTTTAATTTTACTCAAGAGTTGAGTTTGGAAGGTTTTTTTAATGGAGATCTAGAGCTGAGAGATTGTAATAATGATGGCCTTATAGATATTATCAAGAATGGAACTACTGATGATGGAGATGCAACAAGGATGTATTTAAATTCGGGAGATTTTGAATTTTCAGAGAATGTTTCGGTAAGTTTTGCTTCGGTTGGAGATTTTGCCAATATGGTCTCGGCTGATTATGACGGTAATGGGGAGCTGGATTTTTTAGTGTCAGGAAGAGAACAGCCTTATACAGAGTTAAACTTTTCAACTTCTATATATGCAAATGATGGGGATTTGACATTAAGTGAGAATGTAACGAGTGGCATTAGCAATGGCTCATTTAATGACATTGAAATTGGGGATTTTGATAACGATCATGATGTTGATGTTTTTATAATGAATGGGAATGCTTGTAATACCTTTAGCAATAAATCCACGAATGAAAACATAATTCCAAATCCGCCCACAGGGCTTAGTGTGGAGATCCTGGAAAATGAAGTTGTTTTAAGTTGGGAATCTGGATGGGATAGTGAGTCTCCAATAGAACAGTTGTCATATAATGTATATGTTGGTACAATTACAGAAGGAACAGATGTTGTAACACCAGAATCCAATATAAGTTCAGGATATAGAAAAGTGGTGAAGCTTGGGAATGCACAATATAAAAGCCAGTTTTCATTGTTAGATCTTCCGGATGGCACTTATTATTGGGCAGTCCAGTCAATAGATAACCAATATGAAGGTTCTGAATTTTCCCTAGAAAATAGTTTTGAGGTCAATAGCTTGGGTGTTAATGAAAATGTATTATCAGGATCTATAAGATGTTTTCCAAATCCAGTTCAAAATCAACTCAATATTGTTTCATCAAGGAAAATTAAGCAGGTTAACGTGTATACTACATTAGGGCAGGAATTAATGAGTACCAATGGCAGTACTTTAGATGTTGTCATTGATTTTTCAGCTATGAAATCAGGAATGTATTTCGTAGAAATAGTGTGTGATGACTTTTCGAATTATCTCCAAAAGGTGTTTAAAAAGTAA